One region of Choristoneura fumiferana chromosome 3, NRCan_CFum_1, whole genome shotgun sequence genomic DNA includes:
- the LOC141426398 gene encoding endonuclease/exonuclease/phosphatase family domain-containing protein 1-like, translating to MGQSPSSMRSKSGRQRSFRGFARRSKLNKSSLSHTFSLPPSEEYPELMNVNTATEEQLMTLPGVNRQLARAIVLHRQLIDRFKRVDDLALVSGIGAEKLELLRPEISINNRKQISRASSCSQSLDSIRVSIESKLCSVNSSSVFQLQCVPGLNQEIAANIVDHRNKKGPFKSLDDLIKVRGMDVVRLSTVKQHLSLELRKCESVQHLTNGHVNGWAEDTINKSLVNSTSTPRTPHRKSLSMPTKLPMILPNGFAAAPVNDILDLLSAYSHRPIVEEEFTYERDGVRCCRLASWNLHRLNIDKVTNPGVREVICRTILENKLSIIAIQEVLDSAALKILCDELNSPSLRRVKEWKANSHKWEYCIAEQVDSQKLGFLFDSSNKGITIEDIALDLMIRPLVDELASLRSERLLAVAQAFLLSGRPLVVVNVACSDRLSTDDVSRVEGAVKTAARAKVRLALAGDFLSWNNVQSLECCEPLLDEGLSTTIDNTYSGQTCILCPGTIEQSNFNGHSGAIKSGLSHLAIPRGWSWGGPASPFCPIWAEIKVQD from the exons ATGGGGCAAAGTCCGAGTTCGATGAGGAGTAAGAGCGGTCGGCAGCGATCGTTCCGGGGGTTCGCTAGGCGGAGTAAACTGAACAAATCCAGTTTGAGCCATACATTTAGTTTGCCGCCTTCCGAGGAGTACCCGGAGCTGATGAACGTGAATACGGCAACGGAGGAGCAGCTGATGACCCTACCGGGAGTCAACAGGCAACTGGCACGTGCCATAGTGCTGCATCGTCAGTTAATTGACCGCTTCAAGCGCGTCGACGACCTTGCTTTGGTGTCAG gtATTGGAGCAGAAAAACTAGAGCTCCTCAGGCCAGAGATTTCAATAAACAATCGTAAACAAATATCAAGAGCCAGCTCCTGCTCGCAATCCTTAGATAGTATCAGAGTTTCTATCGAAAGCAAGCTCTGTTCTGTTAACTCTTCCAGCGTGTTTCAACTGCAATGCGTGCCTGGTCTGAACCAAGAAATAGCAGCGAATATTGTTGACCATCGGAATAAGAAGGGACCATTTAAATCTCTAGATGATCTAATAAAAGTGAGAGGCATGGATGTTGTAAGGCTAAGCACAGTAAAACAGCACTTGAGTCTTGAGCTACGAAAATGTGAAAGTGTTCAGCATCTCACTAATGGCCATGTGAATGGGTGGGCCGAAGACACAATCAACAAGTCACTAGTTAACAGCACTAGTACGCCTCGAACCCCACATAGGAAAAGTTTATCAATGCCAACTAAACTACCGATGATATTACCAAATGGTTTTGCGGCTGCACCAGTCAATGACATCCTTGATCTGTTATCTGCATATTCTCATCGGCCAATTGTGGAAGAGGAATTCACGTACGAAAGAGATGGAGTGAGATGCTGTAGATTAGCGTCATGGAATTTGCACAGACTTAACATAGATAAAGTGACAAATCCTGGTGTAAGAGAGGTTATTTGCAGGACGATTTTGGAAaacaa ATTGTCTATAATCGCGATCCAAGAGGTCCTGGACTCGGCAGCATTGAAGATACTCTGTGATGAACTGAACTCGCCTTCGTTACGGCGTGTGAAAGAGTGGAAGGCCAATAGCCACAAGTGGGAGTACTGCATAGCTGAGCAAGTAGATAG CCAAAAACTGGGTTTCCTCTTCGACTCTTCGAACAAGGGGATCACGATAGAAGATATAGCGTTGGACCTAATGATACGACCGCTCGTCGACGAGCTAGCGTCGCTTCGGAGCGAGCGGCTCCTTGCCGTTGCTCAAG CCTTCCTCTTATCCGGACGTCCGCTGGTGGTCGTGAACGTGGCGTGCAGCGACCGTCTGTCCACTGACGACGTGTCCCGGGTCGAAGGGGCGGTCAAGACGGCCGCCCGGGCCAAAGTGCGGCTCGCGCTCGCCGGGGACTTCTTGTCCTGGAACAATGTGCAGA GCCTAGAATGCTGCGAGCCGCTCCTCGACGAAGGCCTATCAACGACCATAGACAACACGTACTCCGGCCAAACGTGCATCCTCTGCCCCGGCACCATAGAGCAGTCAAACTTCAACGGCCACTCCGGGGCCATCAAATCCGGCCTCAGCCACCTAGCCATCCCCCGAGGCTGGTCTTGGGGTGGCCCAGCGTCCCCGTTCTGTCCAATCTGGGCGGAAATTAAGGTCCAGGATTGA